One Dictyoglomus turgidum DSM 6724 DNA window includes the following coding sequences:
- a CDS encoding carbohydrate ABC transporter permease: MFSRESKIGGAKPRHLINNIIFLGPTITFLTLMLIYPLIYSFYMSLHKWELTQTNPPSFVGFGNYLNLFKDPLFWHALKIQIIFVCTAIPLELIIGLLIALLFQVEFKGNSIMRTLLLLPFFILPSLSGTTWRFILHPTYGVFGAIYRFLGKKPVDWLSNGTLTFIAVILQDIWRTWPFMFITLYAALSNFPQELKEAAAIDGANKFQIFFRIILPLLVPAIIVAVFLRLIDALRIFSEVYVMTEGGPGNATTFLSIFIYKNAFRFFDMGYANAAGYVLTTIAMIVSAIGLTRIFSREVYEY; this comes from the coding sequence ATGTTCAGTAGAGAAAGTAAAATTGGCGGGGCAAAGCCCCGCCACCTAATAAATAATATCATATTTCTCGGCCCTACTATTACATTTCTAACTTTAATGTTAATTTATCCTTTAATATATTCTTTTTATATGTCCCTTCATAAATGGGAACTTACACAAACTAATCCTCCTTCCTTTGTTGGTTTTGGAAATTATCTAAATCTTTTTAAAGATCCTCTTTTCTGGCATGCTTTAAAAATTCAGATAATCTTTGTTTGTACTGCTATTCCTTTAGAATTAATTATAGGGCTTTTAATTGCATTGCTTTTTCAAGTAGAATTTAAGGGTAATAGTATCATGAGAACTTTACTTCTTCTTCCCTTTTTTATTCTTCCATCACTTTCAGGAACAACCTGGAGATTTATTCTTCACCCTACATATGGAGTTTTTGGAGCCATTTATAGATTTTTGGGGAAAAAGCCTGTAGACTGGTTAAGTAATGGAACATTAACATTTATTGCTGTTATACTCCAAGACATATGGAGAACATGGCCTTTTATGTTTATAACTTTATATGCTGCTTTATCAAATTTCCCTCAAGAGCTTAAAGAGGCTGCAGCTATTGATGGTGCAAACAAATTTCAAATCTTTTTCCGCATCATTCTTCCTCTTTTAGTTCCCGCAATAATAGTTGCAGTTTTTTTAAGATTAATTGATGCCTTGAGAATTTTCTCGGAAGTCTACGTAATGACGGAAGGTGGACCGGGTAATGCAACTACTTTTTTATCAATCTTTATTTATAAAAATGCCTTTAGATTTTTTGACATGGGATATGCAAATGCTGCGGGTTATGTATTAACTACTATTGCTATGATTGTAAGTGCAATTGGACTCACAAGAATATTTAGTAGGGAAGTCTATGAATATTGA
- a CDS encoding sulfurtransferase TusA family protein, with amino-acid sequence MKKGIPCPINYVKAKLFLENLNVGDMVEIFLDDGEPIGNVPRSLENNGQEILEIKRVNNYFSIKVKKLK; translated from the coding sequence GTGAAGAAGGGAATTCCTTGCCCCATAAATTATGTGAAGGCAAAGCTATTTTTAGAAAATCTTAATGTTGGAGATATGGTGGAAATATTTCTTGATGATGGAGAACCCATAGGAAATGTTCCTAGGAGCTTAGAAAATAATGGGCAAGAAATTTTAGAAATTAAAAGAGTAAATAATTATTTTTCCATAAAAGTCAAAAAATTGAAATAA
- the fsa gene encoding fructose-6-phosphate aldolase, with protein MKLFLDTANIQEIKEAWSLGIIDGVTTNPTHISKENKKFRELIEEICSIVDGPISVEAVSLKAEEIVREAEELSKISPNIVVKIPAIKEGIKAAKILSEKGIKTNITLVFSPSQALLAGKVGATYVSPFVGRLNDISEEGINLVADIKKIYSNYGFKTQIIVSAIRNPMHVVKAALIGADVATMRFDILMSLFRHPMTDLGLEQFLKDWEKVPK; from the coding sequence ATGAAGCTTTTTCTTGATACTGCTAATATCCAAGAAATAAAGGAAGCTTGGAGTTTAGGAATTATTGATGGTGTAACTACAAATCCTACTCATATCTCTAAGGAAAATAAAAAATTTAGAGAGCTTATAGAAGAAATTTGTTCTATAGTAGATGGTCCTATAAGTGTGGAGGCTGTGAGCCTTAAAGCTGAAGAAATTGTTAGAGAGGCAGAGGAATTATCTAAAATCTCTCCTAATATTGTAGTTAAAATTCCAGCAATAAAAGAAGGAATAAAAGCTGCAAAAATCCTTTCTGAAAAAGGTATAAAAACAAATATTACACTTGTTTTTTCTCCCTCTCAAGCTCTTTTAGCGGGAAAGGTAGGAGCTACTTATGTAAGCCCATTTGTAGGTAGACTCAATGATATTAGTGAAGAGGGAATAAATTTAGTGGCAGATATAAAGAAAATATATTCTAATTATGGCTTTAAAACTCAAATAATTGTTTCCGCTATTAGAAATCCTATGCATGTGGTAAAAGCTGCTTTGATTGGTGCTGATGTGGCAACCATGAGATTTGATATCTTAATGTCTCTTTTCAGACATCCAATGACTGACCTTGGATTAGAACAATTTTTAAAAGATTGGGAAAAGGTTCCTAAGTAA
- the larA gene encoding nickel-dependent lactate racemase encodes MFSYYLPYGKNKIEIIIPYKADILEPKRVKTNKSKDLLIYEALDNPLGLNSLSVFLKSKNNIAISIEDDTRPINNKEILRILFNYLREKEIKGKNIKIIVATGLHQDKTLYDFSDISYDFSVEVIKHDPDKGLIFLEDENLERVGINKEFIEADARIIIGDVVPHQIFGFSGPPKSIIPGLADRETINKTHKQVLFHELKAGIEDNIVLKWVVNFSKKIPNIFSINLIQDVEKNIINVIAGEITESFKKAIEKSKELYCIEVSKEYDVVITSPGGYPEDQDLYQTQKAFRHASYITKEGGKIIVFAPCSRGWGSEDFKRITEELYDVDKTIEELKFNFSVGKHKLLFFLELAKKYKLYLYSDYDFSKNISRFVTGVTSTDLAEILNQEDKNIAILYGGNFLVPVLKKSKGGEISYIA; translated from the coding sequence ATGTTTAGTTATTACCTTCCATATGGCAAAAATAAAATAGAGATTATAATTCCATATAAGGCTGATATTCTTGAGCCTAAAAGGGTAAAGACTAATAAATCTAAAGATTTGTTGATCTATGAGGCCTTAGATAATCCTTTAGGTCTTAATTCTTTATCTGTTTTTTTAAAATCTAAAAATAATATAGCTATCAGCATAGAAGATGATACTCGGCCTATAAATAATAAGGAGATTCTTAGAATTTTATTTAATTATCTTCGTGAAAAAGAAATTAAAGGTAAAAATATAAAAATTATAGTAGCTACAGGTCTCCATCAGGATAAAACACTTTATGATTTCTCGGATATAAGTTATGATTTTTCTGTTGAAGTAATAAAGCATGATCCTGATAAAGGTTTGATCTTTTTAGAAGATGAAAATTTAGAAAGGGTAGGAATTAATAAAGAATTTATAGAAGCAGATGCAAGAATTATAATAGGAGATGTTGTTCCTCATCAAATTTTTGGATTTTCAGGTCCTCCTAAAAGTATAATTCCAGGACTTGCTGATAGAGAGACTATAAACAAGACTCATAAACAAGTACTTTTTCATGAGCTTAAAGCTGGCATTGAAGATAACATAGTTTTAAAGTGGGTTGTTAATTTTAGCAAGAAAATTCCCAACATTTTCTCTATTAATCTCATCCAAGATGTAGAAAAAAATATAATAAATGTTATAGCTGGAGAAATAACAGAATCATTTAAAAAGGCAATAGAAAAATCAAAAGAACTATATTGTATAGAGGTTAGCAAAGAGTACGATGTAGTGATCACATCTCCAGGAGGCTATCCTGAAGATCAAGACTTATATCAAACTCAAAAAGCATTTAGACATGCCAGTTATATTACAAAAGAGGGAGGAAAAATCATAGTCTTTGCTCCTTGCTCAAGAGGATGGGGCTCTGAAGACTTTAAAAGAATAACAGAAGAGCTATATGACGTTGACAAAACAATAGAAGAGCTTAAATTCAATTTTTCGGTTGGTAAACATAAACTTTTATTTTTTCTAGAACTTGCTAAAAAATACAAGCTATATCTGTATAGTGACTATGACTTTTCAAAAAATATATCTCGTTTTGTTACTGGAGTTACAAGTACAGATCTCGCAGAGATCTTAAATCAAGAAGATAAAAATATAGCAATATTGTATGGAGGAAACTTTTTGGTACCTGTATTAAAAAAATCTAAGGGGGGTGAAATAAGTTACATAGCTTAA
- a CDS encoding carbohydrate ABC transporter permease, with product MRKKLIKSLIFILASVILIIELFPVILLFLTSIKTNMAIWTSPTPFHPFKPTIEQYVGVFRETTFFKNIFNSTYIALWTTFLSVLGGSLASYALARFPLKKRREISMGIIFTRMIPQIALAVPIYYLFRRIGLLDTYTGMILAHTTFNLPYVVWLLLPFFQQIPKEFEEAALIDGCSHVKVFTKIFLPLASSGIIVAIIFCFLGSWNDFIYTLVLSNVKTTTAPMLVTTFVGMYAPEVGKMSAAGILIILPVFILALVLQRYIIMGLSGGGIKG from the coding sequence GTGAGAAAAAAATTAATTAAAAGCTTAATATTTATTCTGGCATCGGTTATACTCATAATTGAGCTTTTTCCTGTAATATTACTCTTTCTAACAAGTATAAAAACAAACATGGCTATTTGGACTTCACCCACCCCGTTTCACCCTTTCAAACCAACAATAGAACAATACGTAGGAGTATTTCGAGAAACAACCTTTTTTAAGAATATTTTTAACAGTACTTATATAGCTCTCTGGACAACCTTCCTCTCAGTATTAGGCGGCTCTTTAGCTTCTTATGCTTTAGCAAGATTCCCTTTAAAAAAGAGAAGAGAAATAAGTATGGGAATAATATTTACTAGAATGATACCTCAGATTGCTTTAGCAGTGCCTATTTATTACTTGTTTAGAAGAATAGGATTATTAGATACTTACACTGGAATGATTTTAGCTCATACAACTTTCAATCTTCCATATGTAGTCTGGCTTCTTTTGCCCTTTTTCCAACAAATTCCTAAGGAATTTGAAGAGGCAGCTTTAATTGATGGTTGTTCCCATGTAAAAGTATTCACTAAAATATTTCTTCCTTTAGCGTCTTCAGGCATTATTGTTGCAATAATATTCTGTTTCTTAGGATCATGGAATGACTTTATATATACCTTGGTTCTAAGTAATGTTAAAACTACAACTGCTCCTATGTTAGTTACAACTTTTGTAGGGATGTATGCTCCTGAAGTAGGCAAAATGAGTGCTGCTGGGATTTTAATAATTTTGCCTGTTTTTATACTCGCATTAGTATTACAAAGATACATTATCATGGGGCTTTCGGGAGGAGGTATAAAAGGATAG
- a CDS encoding alpha-xylosidase translates to MYIKVKRLREYKIENGIFSGILELEDQTLLGIKITLYENNIWRLQIYSDKDKTSNINLPTKSIEIKREDELIKLSGIQTELIILSEPFFFGFKKGDKLVLSLDNHRNVGLLHLTPPLAKKERGFCGTFSLSYEEKIFGLGEFFTPCEKHSQFLEIWVNDAYGTFTQRAYKPLPFLWSTRGWGILFNTSYKTRHYIAYPYKNLVGYYWEDLSSNLDLFIFLGKDPKEIIQKYHAVTGEPEIPPFWSFGLWISRCYYWNEEEVLKVARTLREKNIPCDVINLDGRAWLRHGYQTDFQWDLERFPDPKRLISELKELGFKICLWENPYISEKSPLFKEAEEKGFFLRDLKGNIKKIKWVPEEFQGLHNPPLAGIVDLTNPKAKEWYKDLHRPLLRMGVDTFKTDFGEEIPEDVIAYNGMRGDELHNYYAFLYNQTVYEVVKEEKGEGIVWGRSGYIGSHKIPVQWAGDTESSYEGMFTSLRGGLSYMLSGGNLLWAHDLGGFYGAKPNSKLYIRWAEFALLNSLTRAHGTTPREPWEFGKEAEVVFKKFTYLRYSLLFYLYSFAVLGKKTSVPVMRPLILEFPDDYLSPFIEDEYLLGEDLLIAPVFKEEDERIVYLPPGIWYSFWEKERFEGGKVYNLTVALHRIPIFVREGAIIPRLLKIGRNTEEIKDLLIEVWFPKNQQIKNFYSPFGELSVNYKYVDKDYLYIQVKNATEHKNIYLHVLGINEVKHLEPLEEYKITPYGLVLKLKDQTTNVLIEF, encoded by the coding sequence ATGTATATAAAAGTAAAAAGATTAAGGGAATACAAAATTGAGAATGGAATCTTTTCAGGGATCTTAGAGTTAGAAGATCAAACACTCTTAGGAATAAAAATAACATTATATGAAAATAACATTTGGAGATTACAAATTTATAGCGATAAAGATAAAACTTCAAATATTAATCTCCCTACAAAATCTATAGAAATAAAAAGAGAAGATGAACTGATTAAATTGTCCGGAATACAAACAGAGCTTATAATTCTTTCTGAGCCTTTTTTCTTTGGTTTTAAGAAGGGTGATAAATTAGTACTCTCTTTAGATAATCATAGAAATGTAGGGCTACTTCATTTAACTCCCCCTTTAGCTAAAAAAGAAAGAGGATTTTGTGGCACTTTTTCTTTAAGTTATGAGGAAAAAATATTTGGATTAGGGGAATTCTTTACACCTTGTGAAAAACATTCCCAATTCTTAGAAATATGGGTAAATGATGCTTATGGGACTTTTACACAAAGAGCATATAAGCCTCTCCCTTTTCTTTGGAGCACAAGAGGGTGGGGTATTTTATTCAATACTAGTTATAAGACAAGGCACTATATAGCTTATCCCTATAAAAATCTTGTAGGGTATTACTGGGAAGATCTTTCTTCTAATTTAGATCTCTTTATATTTTTAGGTAAAGATCCTAAGGAAATCATACAAAAATATCATGCAGTTACAGGAGAACCTGAAATTCCACCGTTTTGGAGCTTTGGACTTTGGATTTCTCGTTGCTATTATTGGAATGAAGAGGAAGTTTTAAAAGTAGCAAGAACTTTAAGGGAAAAAAATATACCTTGTGACGTTATAAATTTAGATGGAAGAGCTTGGCTTAGACATGGATATCAGACTGATTTTCAATGGGATTTAGAAAGATTTCCTGATCCTAAGCGACTAATCTCAGAATTAAAAGAATTAGGATTCAAAATTTGTCTATGGGAAAATCCATATATTTCAGAGAAATCGCCACTTTTTAAAGAAGCAGAGGAAAAAGGGTTTTTTCTTAGGGACTTAAAAGGTAATATAAAGAAAATTAAATGGGTACCTGAAGAATTTCAAGGACTTCATAATCCTCCATTAGCAGGTATCGTAGATTTGACAAATCCTAAGGCAAAAGAGTGGTATAAAGATCTTCATAGACCTCTCCTTAGAATGGGAGTAGATACTTTTAAAACAGATTTTGGAGAAGAAATTCCCGAGGATGTAATTGCATATAATGGAATGAGAGGAGACGAATTGCATAATTATTATGCTTTTCTATATAACCAGACAGTTTATGAGGTGGTAAAAGAAGAAAAAGGAGAAGGAATTGTTTGGGGAAGATCGGGTTATATAGGATCTCACAAAATTCCAGTACAATGGGCAGGAGATACAGAGAGCTCTTATGAAGGAATGTTTACATCTCTAAGAGGTGGCTTAAGTTATATGCTCTCTGGGGGGAATTTATTATGGGCTCATGATCTTGGTGGATTCTATGGAGCAAAACCTAATAGTAAACTCTATATAAGATGGGCTGAATTTGCTTTGCTCAATTCTCTAACAAGAGCTCATGGTACTACCCCAAGAGAACCATGGGAGTTTGGAAAAGAAGCAGAAGTTGTTTTCAAAAAATTTACATATCTTAGGTACTCTCTCCTTTTTTATCTTTATTCCTTTGCAGTCTTAGGGAAGAAAACCTCTGTTCCTGTTATGCGTCCCCTAATATTAGAATTTCCTGATGACTATTTATCACCATTTATAGAAGATGAGTATCTTTTAGGCGAAGATCTTTTGATAGCTCCAGTATTTAAAGAGGAAGATGAAAGAATTGTTTATCTTCCTCCTGGCATTTGGTATAGTTTTTGGGAGAAGGAACGTTTTGAGGGAGGTAAAGTTTATAATTTAACTGTAGCTTTGCATAGAATACCAATTTTTGTAAGAGAAGGGGCAATTATACCAAGATTATTAAAAATAGGAAGAAACACTGAGGAAATTAAGGACTTACTCATAGAAGTATGGTTTCCTAAAAATCAACAAATAAAAAATTTCTATTCTCCTTTTGGTGAGCTAAGTGTAAATTATAAATACGTTGACAAAGACTATTTATATATCCAAGTAAAAAATGCTACTGAACATAAGAACATTTATTTACATGTTTTAGGAATAAATGAGGTTAAACACTTAGAACCTTTAGAAGAGTACAAAATTACTCCTTATGGCTTAGTTTTAAAACTCAAAGATCAAACTACTAATGTTCTGATAGAATTTTAA
- a CDS encoding HesA/MoeB/ThiF family protein: MEVVPYYYGSDNFPTRYLVNDACILLSKPLVHGGILRFDGQVITILPGKSACYRCIFPSPPPPGLIPSCQEAGILGTTAGIIGIIQANEVLKYILGIGELFTTDS, encoded by the coding sequence GTGGAAGTTGTTCCCTACTATTATGGATCTGATAATTTTCCTACCCGATACTTAGTAAATGATGCCTGTATTTTGTTGAGTAAGCCTTTGGTCCACGGAGGTATATTAAGATTCGATGGTCAGGTGATTACTATTTTGCCTGGTAAAAGTGCTTGCTATCGTTGCATTTTCCCTTCTCCTCCCCCTCCAGGTCTGATACCCAGCTGTCAAGAGGCAGGAATTTTAGGTACTACCGCAGGAATAATAGGAATAATTCAAGCTAATGAAGTTTTAAAATATATTTTGGGTATAGGAGAACTTTTTACAACAGACTCTTAA
- a CDS encoding aldehyde dehydrogenase family protein: MVKTINVYNPYDGTIVETIPESTLEDVDRAIEKAEKGKKIMAEMSLFERSEILRKTAEIIEKNKEDFASTLVKEVGKTIKEARIEVRRAVEIFKLASEEAKRIHGETLPFDSIPNGEKRVGYFIRVPVGIIAAITPFNVPLVLASHKIAPAIAGGNSIVFKPSTITPLADIKLAKALIEAGLPEEAINVVVGPGSTVGNAIVKDPRIRMISFTGSKDVGMEILKNAGLKKISLELGSNSALILSKNGDISSAVSATIKGGYAVAGQVCISVQRVFVQKEIYDEYLEKLIEGVRNIKVGDPMKEDTDMGPVISEESAKRIEEWIKEAVDMGAKVVFGGKREKTLFEPTVVINVPTEAKLFSKEVFGPVVVVNSFNKLSEAIEMANNSEYGLQAGIFTNDIEEAFYAIKKLEVGGVMINDAPSYRADFMPYGGVKGSGIGREGVKYALEEMTEIKTVCFNLRGGVE; encoded by the coding sequence ATGGTAAAAACGATAAATGTTTATAATCCTTATGATGGAACTATTGTAGAGACTATTCCTGAGTCAACTCTTGAGGACGTAGATAGAGCTATAGAAAAAGCTGAAAAAGGCAAAAAAATTATGGCTGAGATGAGTCTATTTGAAAGATCTGAAATCCTTAGAAAAACTGCAGAAATAATAGAAAAAAATAAAGAAGATTTTGCATCAACCTTGGTTAAAGAAGTCGGAAAGACGATAAAAGAAGCAAGAATTGAAGTAAGAAGGGCTGTTGAAATTTTTAAATTGGCAAGTGAGGAGGCTAAAAGAATTCATGGAGAGACTCTTCCTTTTGATAGTATTCCAAATGGAGAAAAAAGAGTAGGTTATTTCATAAGAGTTCCTGTGGGTATTATAGCTGCAATAACCCCTTTTAATGTTCCTTTAGTTCTCGCCTCTCATAAAATTGCTCCTGCCATAGCAGGAGGAAATTCCATCGTATTTAAACCTTCTACAATAACTCCTTTGGCAGATATTAAATTAGCAAAGGCACTTATAGAAGCAGGACTTCCTGAAGAAGCTATAAATGTAGTGGTAGGACCTGGAAGTACTGTTGGAAATGCTATTGTAAAAGATCCACGGATAAGAATGATAAGCTTTACAGGAAGTAAAGATGTGGGTATGGAGATACTCAAAAACGCTGGCTTGAAAAAAATTAGCTTAGAGCTTGGTTCTAACTCTGCTTTAATCCTTTCCAAAAATGGAGACATTTCTTCTGCAGTTTCTGCTACTATTAAAGGTGGATATGCTGTAGCAGGGCAGGTTTGCATCTCTGTACAGAGAGTTTTTGTCCAAAAAGAAATATATGATGAATACTTAGAAAAATTAATTGAAGGAGTGAGAAATATTAAAGTAGGAGACCCTATGAAAGAAGATACTGATATGGGACCAGTAATTAGCGAAGAATCCGCAAAAAGAATAGAAGAATGGATAAAAGAGGCTGTAGATATGGGAGCAAAGGTAGTTTTTGGAGGTAAAAGAGAAAAAACATTATTTGAACCCACTGTAGTAATAAATGTTCCCACAGAGGCAAAACTATTTTCAAAAGAAGTTTTTGGCCCTGTTGTAGTTGTCAATTCCTTTAATAAGCTTTCTGAGGCTATTGAGATGGCTAATAATTCGGAGTACGGTCTTCAAGCTGGTATCTTTACAAACGATATTGAAGAGGCTTTTTACGCTATCAAGAAATTAGAAGTTGGGGGAGTAATGATAAATGATGCTCCTTCCTATAGAGCAGATTTTATGCCTTATGGTGGAGTTAAGGGAAGTGGCATTGGAAGAGAAGGAGTTAAGTACGCTTTAGAAGAGATGACAGAAATAAAAACTGTTTGCTTTAACTTGAGAGGAGGTGTAGAATGA
- a CDS encoding L-fucose isomerase-like protein, with protein sequence MLKLGFLGVTQKTFKSQKEDIYNRSIDVLLKLSQKLSFELIYSPSLIEDPFILQKILEEWQDKIDFLLFQTTTFAGGFLGEILAKSDLPVIFWAIPELEIKGNLKWNSLCSLNFFASLIKKFNPKKKFDWIYTFPEEENKELIEILKVLKILKNLKSLKIIHLVGTAPGFFNLEVSYELLKSKFGIEIKNYPSLDIIVEIIKSLDKNELEKTKEEIKKIINIPIEEKWLDEGLKIAIALEELAKKENAKAIASRCWPDFRETLSIFPCFSFAIVSEKIPVSCEGDILSALGMYILKEISEKPTSVLDLVYYDNKSIILWHCGNTSLSLTKPPISLDYQFNHPGMGSTIDSKFKEGEVTLFSFNQDLKNALIFSGKISYPFESKFKGSFAYITDLPIKPRELFDTIVKEGFPHHLVLSYGNFVALIKKVLYWLEIPSITF encoded by the coding sequence ATGCTTAAATTAGGATTTTTAGGAGTGACTCAAAAGACTTTTAAAAGTCAAAAAGAAGATATTTATAACAGATCTATAGATGTATTATTGAAACTTTCCCAAAAACTTTCTTTTGAACTAATATACTCTCCATCTCTCATAGAGGATCCTTTTATATTGCAGAAAATTTTAGAGGAATGGCAAGACAAAATTGATTTTCTCTTGTTTCAAACTACAACTTTTGCGGGAGGTTTTTTAGGAGAAATATTGGCAAAGTCAGATTTACCTGTAATTTTCTGGGCTATCCCAGAACTAGAGATAAAGGGAAATCTCAAATGGAATTCTCTATGTTCTCTAAATTTCTTTGCAAGTCTAATTAAAAAATTTAATCCTAAGAAAAAATTTGATTGGATATATACATTTCCTGAAGAAGAAAATAAAGAGCTCATAGAAATACTGAAAGTGTTAAAAATACTAAAAAATCTTAAGAGTCTGAAAATAATTCATTTAGTAGGAACTGCTCCTGGTTTCTTTAATTTAGAAGTTTCTTATGAATTATTAAAATCTAAATTTGGAATTGAAATTAAGAATTATCCTTCCCTTGATATTATTGTAGAAATTATAAAATCTTTAGACAAAAATGAATTAGAAAAAACAAAAGAAGAAATTAAAAAAATTATAAACATTCCAATAGAGGAGAAATGGTTAGATGAAGGGTTAAAAATTGCAATAGCTCTAGAAGAACTTGCTAAAAAAGAGAATGCAAAAGCTATTGCTTCCCGATGTTGGCCCGATTTTAGAGAAACTTTGTCTATATTTCCTTGTTTCAGCTTTGCAATTGTTTCAGAAAAGATTCCCGTTTCCTGTGAAGGAGATATATTAAGTGCCTTAGGAATGTATATATTGAAAGAAATTTCAGAAAAGCCAACATCTGTTTTAGATTTAGTCTATTATGATAATAAGAGTATAATTCTCTGGCATTGTGGAAATACATCACTTTCCCTTACAAAGCCTCCTATAAGTTTAGACTATCAATTTAATCATCCAGGAATGGGATCAACTATTGATAGTAAATTCAAAGAAGGAGAGGTAACTTTATTCTCCTTTAACCAAGACTTGAAAAATGCTTTAATCTTTTCTGGAAAAATTTCCTATCCCTTCGAGAGCAAATTTAAAGGAAGCTTTGCATACATAACAGACTTACCTATAAAGCCAAGGGAATTATTTGATACTATAGTGAAAGAGGGTTTTCCTCATCACTTGGTACTCTCTTACGGGAATTTTGTGGCTTTGATAAAAAAAGTTTTATATTGGTTAGAAATTCCAAGTATAACTTTTTAA
- a CDS encoding extracellular solute-binding protein has product MRNKIGFLLISLILILSFVLAQATPYKTTINVLVWDDAHTKAVKSLIPEFEKVTGIKVNFVALPTRSVLEKAAVGISLDRTDYDLVAVDEPFVPQFGELLIPYTLWPKGRVFEKVDLKDIVEGAVNAAIWEGTPRGLPINGNVYVYIYRKDLFEDPKNKEEFKKEYGYELNPPNTFKELLDVSRFFSKKPNMYGFGPFTIKAEGVTAEAVFIMSSFGTDILKASGKTVRLVLDKKKAVEAIKFYKDLLETAPPGKLSFGHTERIQAFNMGQIAVMFQWPALIPNHEDPKQSLVAGKIGYIVPPAGPARRVAVTGCWILGIPKASKNKTAAAEFAYWWASKEAGKKLIEAGMSPVRKDLLSDPDLQKTRKWYQATLEAFKYGISRPRFKDYAKVSEVIQVYWTKGISGELTPEQAVDSMYNEIYKILKEGGYVQ; this is encoded by the coding sequence ATGAGAAATAAAATAGGTTTTCTCTTGATATCATTAATTTTAATCCTAAGTTTTGTTCTGGCCCAAGCAACACCTTATAAAACTACAATAAATGTATTGGTTTGGGATGATGCTCATACTAAAGCTGTGAAAAGTTTAATTCCAGAATTTGAAAAAGTAACAGGTATTAAGGTTAATTTTGTAGCGCTTCCTACCCGATCTGTACTTGAAAAAGCAGCTGTAGGTATATCTTTAGATAGAACAGATTATGACTTAGTTGCTGTTGATGAACCCTTTGTTCCCCAATTTGGAGAACTGTTAATTCCTTATACTTTATGGCCTAAAGGTAGGGTTTTTGAAAAAGTAGATTTAAAAGACATTGTGGAAGGAGCTGTTAACGCTGCTATCTGGGAGGGAACTCCACGAGGCTTGCCTATAAATGGTAATGTTTATGTTTATATATACAGAAAAGATTTATTTGAAGATCCCAAAAATAAAGAGGAATTTAAGAAAGAATATGGTTACGAATTAAATCCACCAAATACTTTTAAAGAGCTTTTGGATGTTTCAAGATTCTTCTCTAAGAAACCCAATATGTATGGTTTTGGACCATTTACTATAAAAGCTGAGGGGGTAACAGCAGAAGCAGTATTCATTATGTCCTCCTTCGGGACAGATATTCTTAAAGCAAGTGGAAAAACTGTAAGATTAGTTCTTGATAAGAAAAAAGCTGTAGAGGCTATAAAATTCTATAAAGATCTTTTAGAAACAGCACCTCCAGGTAAACTTTCTTTTGGACACACAGAGAGAATTCAAGCATTTAACATGGGACAAATTGCAGTAATGTTTCAATGGCCTGCTTTAATTCCAAATCATGAAGATCCAAAACAGTCCTTAGTAGCGGGGAAAATTGGTTATATTGTTCCACCCGCAGGTCCTGCAAGAAGAGTTGCTGTTACGGGATGTTGGATTCTTGGAATTCCAAAGGCATCTAAGAATAAGACAGCAGCTGCAGAATTTGCTTATTGGTGGGCTTCAAAAGAGGCAGGGAAGAAGCTTATAGAGGCAGGAATGTCTCCTGTTAGAAAGGATCTTCTTTCTGATCCAGACTTACAAAAGACAAGAAAATGGTATCAAGCTACTTTAGAAGCCTTTAAATATGGAATAAGTAGGCCAAGATTTAAAGATTACGCAAAAGTATCAGAAGTAATTCAAGTTTACTGGACAAAAGGTATAAGTGGAGAACTAACCCCGGAACAAGCAGTAGATTCTATGTATAATGAAATATACAAGATACTAAAGGAGGGGGGCTATGTTCAGTAG